The following proteins are co-located in the Leptodactylus fuscus isolate aLepFus1 chromosome 8, aLepFus1.hap2, whole genome shotgun sequence genome:
- the AXIN1 gene encoding axin-1 isoform X1 gives MSVQGKGFPLDLGGSFTEDAPRPPVPGEEGELVTADPRPFSHSYYSAKSDGIRNETSTATPRRPDLDLGYEPEGSASPTPPYLKWAESLHSLLDDQDGINLFRTFLQQENCGDLLDFWLACSGFRKLEPIDSKVEKRLKLAKAIYKKYILNNNGIVSRQIKPATKSFIKDCVLQQQIEPDMFDQAQMEIQSMMEDNTYPVFLKSDIYLEYTTVGEESPKVYSDHSSGSGTGKGPPGYLPTLNEDEEWKCDQAVDDDCDRESVTSNILNQKIILEAASHCTAPARRRSDGREFRPGTWREPVNPYYVNTGYAMAPATSANDSEQQSMSSDADTMSLTDSSVDGIPPYRLRKHHRREMQESAKANGRVPLPHIPRTYHMPKDIHVDPEKFAAELISRLEGVLRDREAEQKLEERLKRVRAEEEGDDADISSAPSMVSHKLPSSQPLHHFGSRYSEMGCVGMQIRDAHEENPESILDEHVQRVMKTPGCQSPGTGRHSPKPRSPDGHLSKGLPVSVGTMQLGHGKHSAKSSSKLEAPNMYHHKHVYHHVHHHSGVKPKEQIEAEATQRVQSNFSWNGDPHNYATKSRNYADSMGMAPNPMDSLGHSGKVSMLAKRNAKKVDSGKLESANYEAPPVPEDAERHQKIMQWIIEGEKEISRHKKTVHSSSGAKKQSAHDVPRPLSIERPGAVHPWVSAQLRNVVQPSHPFVQDPTMPPNPAPNPLTQLEEARRRLEEEERKAGKAQVKQRYVQEVIQRGRSSVRPPYIPLLNVVPAVSDMDLSESQLKPQKKDARSSGPGDNVVVAYYFCGEPIPYRTMVKGRVVTLGQFKELLTKKGNYRYYFKKVSDEFDCGVVFEEVRDDDSILPIYEEKIIGKVEKID, from the exons ATGAGTGTCCAGGGGAAAGGTTTCCCTTTGGATCTAGGGGGAAGCTTTACTGAGGATGCACCAAGACCGCCGGTCCCCGGAGAGGAAGGAGAACTGGTTACAGCAGATCCTAGGCCGTTCAGCCACAGCTATTACTCCGCAAAAAGCGATGGGATCAGGAACGAGACTTCGACGGCAACGCCCAGGAGGCCTGACCTCGACCTAGGCTACGAACCCGAGGGCAGCGCTTCTCCCACACCACCCTATCTAAAATGGGCTGAATCGTTGCACTCTCTGCTCGACGACCAGGATGGGATTAACTTGTTCAGAACTTTTCTGCAGCAGGAAAATTGCGGAGATCTGCTGGATTTCTGGTTAGCTTGTAGCGGCTTCCGGAAGCTGGAGCCCATTGACTCCAAGGTGGAAAAAAGGCTCAAACTGGCCAAAGCGATCTACAAAAAATACATTCTGAACAATAACGGCATCGTCTCGCGGCAGATCAAACCAGCAACCAAAAGTTTTATCAAGGATTGTGTTTTGCAGCAGCAAATCGAGCCGGACATGTTTGACCAGGCCCAAATGGAGATACAGTCTATGATGGAAGACAATACTTACCCCGTGTTCCTAAAATCTGATATCTATCTAGAATACACTACGGTTGGCGAGGAGAGCCCTAAGGTTTACAGTGACCATAGCTCGGGGTCTGGGACGGGGAAGGGTCCACCAGGATATTTACCTACTCTTAACGAAGACGAGGAATGGAAGTGCGACCAAGCGGTGGATGACGACTGTGACAGAGAATCCGTTACCTCCAACATTCTCAACCAGAAAATTATCTTAGAAGCTGCATCACATTGTACCGCACCAGCGAGACGGCGGAGTGACGGGAGAGAGTTCAG GCCGGGGACGTGGAGGGAGCCGGTTAACCCTTACTATGTCAACACTGGGTATGCCATGGCACCCGCCACCAGTGCCAACGACAGTGAACAGCAGAGTATGTCAAGCGATGCGGATACCATGTCTCTGACAGACAGCAGCGT CGATGGGATTCCACCCTATAGACTACGGAAGCACCATCGGCGGGAAATGCAAGAAAGTGCCAAAGCCAATGGACGTGTGCCACTACCTCACATTCCA CGTACatatcacatgccaaaggatatTCACGTCGATCCTGAAAAATTTGCTGCTGAGCTCATCAGTCGCCTGGAAGGAGTCCTGAGAGACCGCGAGGCGGAACAGAAGTTGGAGGAGCGACTGAAACGTGTGAGAGCT GAAGAAGAAGGGGACGATGCGGACATCTCCTCTGCACCTTCAATGGTTAGCCACAAATTGCCTTCAAGCCAGCCTTTGCATCATTTCGGTTCTCGATATTCCGAAATGGGTTGTGTCGGGATGCAGATCAGAGACGCCCACGAGGAAAATCCAGAATCCATCCTTGACGAACATGTGCAACGTGTCATGAAAACCCCAGGTTGCCAATCTCCGGGCACTGGACGCCATTCCCCAAAGCCACGCTCACCAGACGGTCACTTGAGCAAAGGCCTCCCGGTGTCTGTGGGAACAATGCAACTTGGGCACGGCAAGCACTCAGCCAAATCCAGCTCCAAACTGGAAGCGCCCAACATGTATCACCACAAGCACGTCTATCACCACGTTCACCATCACAGCGGGGTGAAGCCGAAGGAGCAGATAGAGGCCGAGGCCACGCAAAGGGTGCAAAGCAACTTTTCATGGAACGGTGACCCTCATAACTATGCAACCAAATCCCGCAATTATGCAGACAGCATGGGAATGGCCCCCAATCCTATGGATTCTTTGGGCCACAG TGGCAAAGTCAGCATGCTGGCCAAGAGGAACGCGAAGAAAGTGGATTCTGGGAAGCTTGAAAGTGCCAACTACGAGGCGCCTCCGGTTCCCGAGGACGCCGAGAGACACCAGAAGATAATGCAGTGGATCATAGAAGGcgagaaggagatcagcagacaCAAGAAAACCGTCCATAG CTCATCGGGTGCCAAGAAGCAGTCCGCTCATGATGTGCCTAGACCACTCTCCATAGAACGGCCGGGTGCAGTCCATCCCTGGGTCAGCGCTCAGCTACGCAACGTGGTGCAGCCCTCTCACCCCTTTGTCCAAGACCCCACCATGCCGCCCAATCCTGCCCCCAATCCACTGACGCAGCTGGAAGAGGCGCGCCGGCGgctggaagaggaggagagaaAAGCTGGAAAAGCGCAAGTCAAGCAAAG GTATGTTCAAGAGGTTATCCAACGGGGGCGCTCTTCTGTCAGGCCACCGTATATCCCACTGCTGAATGTGGTACCAGCGGTCTCCGACATGGACCTCTCAGAGTCACA GCTTAAGCCTCAGAAGAAAGACGCGAGAAGCTCCGGACCTGGTGATAATGTGGTCGTGGCTTATTACTTCTGTGGAGAACCCATTCCCTACAGGACCATGGTGAAAGGTCGGGTAGTGACGCTGGGACAATTCAAGGAGCTGCTGACGAAGAAAGGAAATTACAG GTATTACTTCAAGAAAGTAAGTGATGAGTTTGACTGTGGCGTAGTATTCGAGGAAGTGCGGGATGATGATTCCATCTTACCCATTTATGAAGAAAAAATAATTGGGAAAGTGGAAAAAATTGACTAG
- the AXIN1 gene encoding axin-1 isoform X2 produces the protein MSVQGKGFPLDLGGSFTEDAPRPPVPGEEGELVTADPRPFSHSYYSAKSDGIRNETSTATPRRPDLDLGYEPEGSASPTPPYLKWAESLHSLLDDQDGINLFRTFLQQENCGDLLDFWLACSGFRKLEPIDSKVEKRLKLAKAIYKKYILNNNGIVSRQIKPATKSFIKDCVLQQQIEPDMFDQAQMEIQSMMEDNTYPVFLKSDIYLEYTTVGEESPKVYSDHSSGSGTGKGPPGYLPTLNEDEEWKCDQAVDDDCDRESVTSNILNQKIILEAASHCTAPARRRSDGREFRPGTWREPVNPYYVNTGYAMAPATSANDSEQQSMSSDADTMSLTDSSVDGIPPYRLRKHHRREMQESAKANGRVPLPHIPRTYHMPKDIHVDPEKFAAELISRLEGVLRDREAEQKLEERLKRVRAEEEGDDADISSAPSMVSHKLPSSQPLHHFGSRYSEMGCVGMQIRDAHEENPESILDEHVQRVMKTPGCQSPGTGRHSPKPRSPDGHLSKGLPVSVGTMQLGHGKHSAKSSSKLEAPNMYHHKHVYHHVHHHSGVKPKEQIEAEATQRVQSNFSWNGDPHNYATKSRNYADSMGMAPNPMDSLGHSGKVSMLAKRNAKKVDSGKLESANYEAPPVPEDAERHQKIMQWIIEGEKEISRHKKTVHSSSGAKKQSAHDVPRPLSIERPGAVHPWVSAQLRNVVQPSHPFVQDPTMPPNPAPNPLTQLEEARRRLEEEERKAGKAQVKQRLKPQKKDARSSGPGDNVVVAYYFCGEPIPYRTMVKGRVVTLGQFKELLTKKGNYRYYFKKVSDEFDCGVVFEEVRDDDSILPIYEEKIIGKVEKID, from the exons ATGAGTGTCCAGGGGAAAGGTTTCCCTTTGGATCTAGGGGGAAGCTTTACTGAGGATGCACCAAGACCGCCGGTCCCCGGAGAGGAAGGAGAACTGGTTACAGCAGATCCTAGGCCGTTCAGCCACAGCTATTACTCCGCAAAAAGCGATGGGATCAGGAACGAGACTTCGACGGCAACGCCCAGGAGGCCTGACCTCGACCTAGGCTACGAACCCGAGGGCAGCGCTTCTCCCACACCACCCTATCTAAAATGGGCTGAATCGTTGCACTCTCTGCTCGACGACCAGGATGGGATTAACTTGTTCAGAACTTTTCTGCAGCAGGAAAATTGCGGAGATCTGCTGGATTTCTGGTTAGCTTGTAGCGGCTTCCGGAAGCTGGAGCCCATTGACTCCAAGGTGGAAAAAAGGCTCAAACTGGCCAAAGCGATCTACAAAAAATACATTCTGAACAATAACGGCATCGTCTCGCGGCAGATCAAACCAGCAACCAAAAGTTTTATCAAGGATTGTGTTTTGCAGCAGCAAATCGAGCCGGACATGTTTGACCAGGCCCAAATGGAGATACAGTCTATGATGGAAGACAATACTTACCCCGTGTTCCTAAAATCTGATATCTATCTAGAATACACTACGGTTGGCGAGGAGAGCCCTAAGGTTTACAGTGACCATAGCTCGGGGTCTGGGACGGGGAAGGGTCCACCAGGATATTTACCTACTCTTAACGAAGACGAGGAATGGAAGTGCGACCAAGCGGTGGATGACGACTGTGACAGAGAATCCGTTACCTCCAACATTCTCAACCAGAAAATTATCTTAGAAGCTGCATCACATTGTACCGCACCAGCGAGACGGCGGAGTGACGGGAGAGAGTTCAG GCCGGGGACGTGGAGGGAGCCGGTTAACCCTTACTATGTCAACACTGGGTATGCCATGGCACCCGCCACCAGTGCCAACGACAGTGAACAGCAGAGTATGTCAAGCGATGCGGATACCATGTCTCTGACAGACAGCAGCGT CGATGGGATTCCACCCTATAGACTACGGAAGCACCATCGGCGGGAAATGCAAGAAAGTGCCAAAGCCAATGGACGTGTGCCACTACCTCACATTCCA CGTACatatcacatgccaaaggatatTCACGTCGATCCTGAAAAATTTGCTGCTGAGCTCATCAGTCGCCTGGAAGGAGTCCTGAGAGACCGCGAGGCGGAACAGAAGTTGGAGGAGCGACTGAAACGTGTGAGAGCT GAAGAAGAAGGGGACGATGCGGACATCTCCTCTGCACCTTCAATGGTTAGCCACAAATTGCCTTCAAGCCAGCCTTTGCATCATTTCGGTTCTCGATATTCCGAAATGGGTTGTGTCGGGATGCAGATCAGAGACGCCCACGAGGAAAATCCAGAATCCATCCTTGACGAACATGTGCAACGTGTCATGAAAACCCCAGGTTGCCAATCTCCGGGCACTGGACGCCATTCCCCAAAGCCACGCTCACCAGACGGTCACTTGAGCAAAGGCCTCCCGGTGTCTGTGGGAACAATGCAACTTGGGCACGGCAAGCACTCAGCCAAATCCAGCTCCAAACTGGAAGCGCCCAACATGTATCACCACAAGCACGTCTATCACCACGTTCACCATCACAGCGGGGTGAAGCCGAAGGAGCAGATAGAGGCCGAGGCCACGCAAAGGGTGCAAAGCAACTTTTCATGGAACGGTGACCCTCATAACTATGCAACCAAATCCCGCAATTATGCAGACAGCATGGGAATGGCCCCCAATCCTATGGATTCTTTGGGCCACAG TGGCAAAGTCAGCATGCTGGCCAAGAGGAACGCGAAGAAAGTGGATTCTGGGAAGCTTGAAAGTGCCAACTACGAGGCGCCTCCGGTTCCCGAGGACGCCGAGAGACACCAGAAGATAATGCAGTGGATCATAGAAGGcgagaaggagatcagcagacaCAAGAAAACCGTCCATAG CTCATCGGGTGCCAAGAAGCAGTCCGCTCATGATGTGCCTAGACCACTCTCCATAGAACGGCCGGGTGCAGTCCATCCCTGGGTCAGCGCTCAGCTACGCAACGTGGTGCAGCCCTCTCACCCCTTTGTCCAAGACCCCACCATGCCGCCCAATCCTGCCCCCAATCCACTGACGCAGCTGGAAGAGGCGCGCCGGCGgctggaagaggaggagagaaAAGCTGGAAAAGCGCAAGTCAAGCAAAG GCTTAAGCCTCAGAAGAAAGACGCGAGAAGCTCCGGACCTGGTGATAATGTGGTCGTGGCTTATTACTTCTGTGGAGAACCCATTCCCTACAGGACCATGGTGAAAGGTCGGGTAGTGACGCTGGGACAATTCAAGGAGCTGCTGACGAAGAAAGGAAATTACAG GTATTACTTCAAGAAAGTAAGTGATGAGTTTGACTGTGGCGTAGTATTCGAGGAAGTGCGGGATGATGATTCCATCTTACCCATTTATGAAGAAAAAATAATTGGGAAAGTGGAAAAAATTGACTAG